The Rhodococcus antarcticus DNA segment GTGGACGGCAAGGGCGCCTCCTACGGCACCCACGAGAACTACCTGATGGCCCGCTCCACCCCGTTCGCGAGCATCGTCACCGGGCTCACCCCGTTCTTCGCCTCGCGCCAGGTGTTCACCGGCTCCGGCCGCGTCGGCATCGGGCAGTCGGGGGAGACCCCCGGCTTCCAGCTCTCCCAGCGCGCGGACTACATGGAGGTCGAGGTCGGCCTCGAGACCACCCTCAAGCGCGGCATCATCAACACCCGCGACGAGCCGCACGCCGATGCCGACAAGTACCGGCGCCTGCACGTCATCATCGGCGACGCGAACCTGGCCGAGACCGCCACCTACCTGAAGCTGGGCACCACCTGCCTGGTGCTCGACCTCATCGAGTCCGGCGCCGACCTCTCCGACCTGCAGCTCGCCCGGCCGGTGTCCGCCGTGCACGCGATCAGCCACGACCCGTCCCTGAACGTCACCGTCGAGCTCGCCGACGGCCGCTCGATCACCGCGCTGGACCTGCAACGGATCTACCACGAGCGCTGCGCCGAGCTCGTGGCGCTGGACCGGGAGCCCGACGCCCGCGCCCAGCACGTGCTGGACACCTGGAGCCACGTGCTCGACCTGCTCTCCGGCGACCCGATGGACTGCTCGGACCTGCTCGACTGGCCTGCCAAGCTGCGGCTGCTGCAGGGGTTCAAGGATCGCGAGGGGCTCACCTGGGCGGCGTCGCGGCTGCACCTGGTGGACCTGCAGTACTCCGACGTGCGGCTGGACAAGGGGCTGTACAACCGCCTCGTCGCCCGCGGCTCCATGCAGCGCCTGGTCACCGAGGAGCAGGTGCAGGCCGCGATCAGCTCCCCACCCACCGACACCCGGGCCTACTTCCGCGGGGAGTGCCTGCGCCGCTTCGGCAAGGACGTGGCCGCCGCCAGCTGGGACTCCGTCATCTTCGACGTCGGCCGCGACTCCCTCGTGCGCATCCCCACCCTGGAGCCGCTGCGCGGGACCAAGGCCCACGTGGGCGCCCTGCTGGACTCGGTGACCTCCGCCGTGGAGCTGGTGGACGCACTCTCGGCGGGCTGATGCAGGGTGGGTGCTGGACCCGGGCGTGCCGGAGCGCTCCGACTACGGCCTTCACGCAGGCGGCCGCTGCACCTTCTGCGGGTGGATCGTCTCGCCCCGGGCCAGCATCGCCACGAACTCGGCGATCCGGCGCGTACGGGTGTCGGCCCGCTTGAGCTGCGTCAGGCGCCACAGCACTGCGTAGCGGTTGGTCGAGGTCAGCACGTCCCACATCGCCTGCGCGGCGGGGTCGGCGGCCACGGCCGCGGCCAGGTCCGCGGGCACCGTGATCGTCGCCGGTCCGGCGTAGGCGGCGTCCCACCGGCCGTCCGCCCTCGCAGCCTCGACCGCCGCACGACCGGCCGGGAGCATCCGCCCCTCGCCCGCCAGCCGCGCCACGTGCTCGCGGTTGCGCACCGACCACGGGCTGCGCGGACGCCGCGGGGTGAAGCGCTGCACGAAGCTCCCCTCGTCCCGCCTGCCGATCTGACCGTCGATCCAGCCGACGCACAGCGCCTCGTCCAGGGCGAGCGCGTAGGTCAGACCGGTCACGGTGCCGCCCTTCTTGTGCAGCACCAGGCGCACCCCGGGGGCGTCGGCGTGGTGCGCGACGAGCCACCACCGCCACGCACCGGCGTCGGGCAGTAGCAGCTCGGGGAGCTCGAT contains these protein-coding regions:
- the dop gene encoding depupylase/deamidase Dop, with product MRRIMGTEVEYGISSPGDSSANPVITSTQAVLAYAAAADVPRAKRTRWDYEVESPMRDARGFDLGRPGAPVPIIDADEIGAANMILTNGARLYVDHAHPEFAAPEVSDPMDAVIWDKAGERVMEEAARYAATVPGAPKLQLYKNNVDGKGASYGTHENYLMARSTPFASIVTGLTPFFASRQVFTGSGRVGIGQSGETPGFQLSQRADYMEVEVGLETTLKRGIINTRDEPHADADKYRRLHVIIGDANLAETATYLKLGTTCLVLDLIESGADLSDLQLARPVSAVHAISHDPSLNVTVELADGRSITALDLQRIYHERCAELVALDREPDARAQHVLDTWSHVLDLLSGDPMDCSDLLDWPAKLRLLQGFKDREGLTWAASRLHLVDLQYSDVRLDKGLYNRLVARGSMQRLVTEEQVQAAISSPPTDTRAYFRGECLRRFGKDVAAASWDSVIFDVGRDSLVRIPTLEPLRGTKAHVGALLDSVTSAVELVDALSAG
- a CDS encoding YdeI/OmpD-associated family protein — protein: MVIELPELLLPDAGAWRWWLVAHHADAPGVRLVLHKKGGTVTGLTYALALDEALCVGWIDGQIGRRDEGSFVQRFTPRRPRSPWSVRNREHVARLAGEGRMLPAGRAAVEAARADGRWDAAYAGPATITVPADLAAAVAADPAAQAMWDVLTSTNRYAVLWRLTQLKRADTRTRRIAEFVAMLARGETIHPQKVQRPPA